The proteins below come from a single Drosophila teissieri strain GT53w chromosome 3L, Prin_Dtei_1.1, whole genome shotgun sequence genomic window:
- the LOC122616322 gene encoding translocation protein SEC63 homolog produces the protein MAGQKFQYDESGGTFYYFVLSFLALILIPTTIYYWPRKKKEDNSKLKEECQCADCQKKKTILANAEPYRALTSWTIKLTIVLGWALLLFLTYRVSQFDYEMASFDPFEILNVPPTSSQAEIKKAYYRLSKVLHPDKETGDEKSFMMLSKAYQALTDDVAKENYEKYGNPDGPGAMSFGIALPSWIVEKENSVWVLGLYGLVFMVAMPSAVGVWWYRSIRFSGDKVLLDTTQMYFYFIHKTPHMLLKRALMVLAASLEFDKRHNSQVQERQSDNDEVPALIRQLPNLNEKCKEHPLCRMYSIKARAILHAHLSRMPLNPETLERDRQFVVKKCPYLVQEMVSCVHQLVMMAYARRVPRLPSIETIENCMKMSPMIIQGLWEFKSPLLQLPHLTEDHLYFMNKKRHVKNLQQFAQLKPEESRQLLKNLSDFEYENTMKVLGKMPLIDFSIRCEVIDDENTNVVTAGAIVTVTVTLERKDMKTLFGDTKAPEKQGIKDEANEEAAGDEDEAAAAAPVKKASAWAKPRKGGKGKGGKKPAQNQKNQKKVPAKAATTATNTTSEDQAAAGNSDAESEAGNAEGSDVESAAGSGSEDEEKGKNNSSLDDDDDEEWERLQAKLNKRERLEGKSRLSHTVHCPYFPEEKQEYWWTYICDRKSRTLLTAPYHVTNLVEKEEIQLKFTAPRWPGVYTFTVCLRSDSYLGMDQQQELKLDVQKAPAPPTDHPQWDLSESEPEHTDQQENLSDYTTDTSDEEDSD, from the exons ATGGCGGGTCAAAAGTTCCAGTATGATGAGAGCGGCGGAACGTTCTACTACTTTGTGTTATCGTTCTTGGCGCTAATATTGATACCGACCACCATTTACTATTGGCCACGTAAAAAGAAAGAAG ATAACAGCAAGCTCAAAGAGGAATGTCAGTGCGCCGACTGCCAGAAAAAGAAGACCATCTTGGCCAATGCTGAGCCGTACAGGGCTCTGACGTCATGGACCATCAAGCTGACCATTGTGCTCGGCTGGGCCCTGTTGCTCTTTCTCACGTACCGCGTCTCACAGTTCGACTACGAGATGGCCAGCTTCGATCCGTTCGAGATCCTGAATGTGCCGCCAACGTCATCGCAGGCCGAGATCAAGAAGGCCTACTATCGGCTGTCCAAGGTGCTGCATCCCGACAAGGAGACGGGTGACGAGAAGTCCTTCATGATGCTGAGCAAAGCGTACCAGGCGCTCACCGACGATGTGGCCAAGGAGAACTACGAGAAGTACGGTAATCCGGATGGACCGGGTGCCATGTCCTTTGGCATCGCCCTGCCCTCGTGGATTGTGGAGAAGGAGAACAGCGTTTGGGTTTTGGGACTGTACGGCCTGGTCTTCATGGTGGCCATGCCCTCGGCGGTGGGTGTTTGGTGGTACCGATCCATCCGCTTCAGTGGCGACAAGGTGCTGCTGGATACCACTCAGATGTACTTCTACTTTATCCACAAGACACCGCACATGCTGCTTAAGCGGGCACTTATGGTGCTGGCGGCCAGTTTGGAGTTTGACAAGCGCCACAACTCGCAAGTCCAGGAGCGCCAGTCGGACAACGACGAGGTGCCGGCG CTCATTCGACAGCTGCCCAACCTGAATGAGAAGTGCAAGGAGCATCCGCTGTGCCGCATGTACTCCATCAAGGCCCGCGCCATCCTGCATGCCCATCTCAGTCGCATGCCCCTCAATCCGGAAACCCTGGAGCGTGATCGCCAGTTTGTGGTGAAGAAGTGTCCGTATTTGGTACAAGAAATGGTCTCCTGCGTCCACCAGCTGGTCATGATGGCCTATGCTCGACGTGTGCCCCGACTGCCCAGCATCGAAACGATTGAAAACTGCATGAAGATGTCACCGATGATTATCCAAGGCCTGTGGGAGTTCAAATCGCCACTGCTGCAGTTGCCCCACCTCACCGAGGACCATCTGTACTTCATGAACAAGAAGAGGCACGTCAAGAACCTGCAGCAATTCGCCCAACTCAAGCCGGAAGAGAGCCGTCAGCTGCTAAAAAACCTATCGGACTTTGAGTACGAGAACACGATGAAAGTGCTGGGCAAGATGCCGCTGATTGACTTCTCCATTCGTTGCGAGGTCATCGACGATGAGAACACCAATGTGGTAACCGCCGGGGCCATAGTTACGGTCACGGTTACGCTGGAGCGCAAGGACATGAAGACGCTCTTCGGGGACACAAAGGCACCTGAGAAGCAGGGCATCAAGGATGAGGCCAACGAAGAGGCTGCCGGTGATGAGGATGaggctgctgccgctgcgcCGGTTAAGAAGGCTTCCGCCTGGGCAAAGCCACGTAAAGGTGGAAAGGGAAAGGGTGGTAAGAAACCAGCCCAGAACCAGAAAAACCAGAAGAAGGTGCCGGCAAAGGCTGCGACCACAGCTACGAACACGACATCCGAGGATCAAGCGGCGGCGGGTAATTCCGATGCCGAATCAGAGGCCGGAAATGCGGAAGGCAGCGATGTGGAATCAGCtgctggcagtggcagcgagGATGAGGAGAAGGGCAAGAACAACTCCTCGctggacgacgacgatgacgaggagTGGGAGCGACTGCAAGCTAAGCTTAACAAGAGGGAGCGACTCGAGGGCAAGTCTCGGCTGTCGCACACCGTCCACTGCCCCTACTTCCCCGAGGAGAAGCAGGAGTACTGGTGGACCTACATATGCGATCGCAAGTCCCGCACCCTGCTGACGGCGCCCTATCACGTGACCAATCTGGTTGAGAAGGAGGAGATCCAGCTAAAGTTCACTGCGCCGCGCTGGCCAGGCGTCTACACGTTCACCGTTTGCCTGAGATCGG ACTCCTATTTGGGCATggaccagcagcaggagcttaAACTGGATGTGCAGAAGGCGCCCGCACCACCGACAGATCATCCTCAGTGGGATCTGAGCGAATCGGAGCCGGAGCACACCGACCAGCAGGAGAACCTCAGCGACTACACCACAGATACGTCCGATGAGGAGGACAGCGACTAG